In one Epinephelus lanceolatus isolate andai-2023 chromosome 19, ASM4190304v1, whole genome shotgun sequence genomic region, the following are encoded:
- the b3galt9 gene encoding beta-1,3-galactosyltransferase 9, with protein MQCYLCKLRTHQWCFLLFNIILFHALLFGADFVEEYLLQPTPGVYTDGMVVEVREKARKLDLSNARENVSQAYPITNPDACRNSDLFLLTIVFSSTANVTQRDAVRRTWGNQTLTQGFPVRILFFLGSAETADAQKALMVESDLHGDMVQGHAVADSSLRGLTERTVLALRWVIAFCPLARFVLLTKDSVFVNLPALGGYLLGLHRHPEDLYLGRVIQRESPNRDSNSPGYLPPALYPDKYLPEYCDGTAYVLSQDVVRKVYVASAAVRAPVPADVFVGLCAQRAGVAPTHSARFTGEKHIRYNTCCYRYLFSSAGMESHELDTVWADLGQKGGGCSLLQTYYGLVTCKALTYLDKLSFFNSKGQAESHG; from the exons ATGCAG TGCTATCTGTGCAAGCTGCGTACCCACCAGTGGTGTTTCCTCCTCTTCAACATCATCCTCTTCCATGCCCTGTTGTTTGGGGCAGACTTTGTCGAAGAGTACCTCCTGCAGCCCACGCCTGGGGTCTACACTGATGGCATGGTTGTTGAAGTGAGAGAGAAAGCAAGGAAACTAGACCTGAGCAACGCCAGGGAGAACGTGTCCCAGGCCTACCCGATCACTAACCCTGATGCCTGCAGAAACTCtgacctcttcctcctcactaTCGTCTTCAGCTCCACAGCTAATGTCACCCAAAGAGATGCAGTCAGGAGGACATGGGGCAACCAAACACTCACCCAAGGCTTCCCAGTGCGGATACTGTTTTTCTTGGGATCAGCTGAGACTGCTGATGCACAAAAGGCCCTCATGGTGGAGTCTGACCTTCATGGGGACATGGTCCAGGGCCATGCTGTGGCTGACTCGTCCCTCCGTGGTCTAACAGAAAGGACAGTGTTGGCGCTGCGCTGGGTGATCGCCTTCTGTCCCTTGGCACGCTTTGTTCTGCTGACCAAGGATTCTGTGTTTGTCAACCTTCCTGCTCTCGGAGGCTACCTACTCGGGCTGCACAGGCACCCTGAAGACCTTTATTTAGGTAGGGTGATCCAGAGAGAGTCCCCTAACAGGGACTCCAACAGTCCCGGCTACCTGCCTCCAGCTCTCTACCCTGACAAGTACCTGCCTGAATACTGTGACGGGACGGCTTACGTTCTATCCCAGGATGTGGTCCGAAAAGTGTATGTAGCCTCTGCAGCTGTCCGTGCACCTGTGCCAGCTGATGTTTTTGTGGGCCTTTGTGCTCAGAGGGCTGGTGTGGCACCAACCCACAGTGCCAGGTTCACAGGAGAGAAACATATCCGCTACAACACCTGCTGTTACCGCTACCTGTTCAGCTCAGCAGGAATGGAAAGCCATGAACTAGATACAGTGTGGGCAGACCTGGGACAAAAGGGTGGTGGATGCTCACTGTTACAGACCTACTATGGCCTGGTGACCTGCAAGGCCCTGACGTACCTGGATAAACTGTCCTTCTTTAACTCCAAAGGCCAAGCTGAGTCGCATGGTTGA